Sequence from the Verrucomicrobiia bacterium genome:
GGCGGCGAGCAATAGAACAAAGGCGAACAGTTTGAGCGATTTCATGGCATCAGTGGACGTGAGAATGGGACGAATCGGCGGCGGGCAGCAGCGGAGCCCCTTCGGGCGGCAACCCGGCAATGGACAACGAAATGTCCGCCAGCGCAATTTCGCGGCGCGTGCGCGCCTCCACGGCGGCAAGCTGGAAGTTCAGCAACGCCCGCTCGGCGTCGAGCAGGTTGAAAAAATCAATCTGCCCGCCGAGATAGCCCGCCCGCGCAATTTCGAGCGATTGGGCGGCCTTGGGAATCAGTTGTTCCTCCAGCAACGTCAGCGTGCGCGTCGCCTCGCGGTAGTCGTAAGCCTTCATCGCGAAGTCCACGGCCACCATGATTTGCTCCGCGTTCAGGCGCGCGGCGGCGGCACGCTGGTTCGCCTGGGCCGCGGCAATTTCGGCGGCAATTTTGTCGCGCCAGATGGGCAGCGTCATGCTGGCCTGCGGGCGATACATCGTCGGGCTTGCCTTGGCATCGGCCATCAGGCCGAGGCTGAAGTCTGGCACCTTGGACTTGCGCGCCATGGCGATCGCGGCCTCGGCCATCTGGACATCGGCCCGCATGGCGGCCAGCCGCGGGTTGCGCGCAAACGCCGTGGCGAGCAGTTCGTCACCGTTCAACGTGAGCGGCGTGGTGGCAAACGGCGCGGGCAGCGGTGGATCGGGCTGGGCGGGCGTCAAACCCAGCGCGCCCTTGAACCGGGCCAGCACCGGACCGCGCGAATCCTCAAGATTGGCGATCTCGGTTGTGAGTTGTTCCCGCTCAATCTGCGCGCGATACACATCCTGCAAGGTCACCTTGCCGACCTCATTCTGTGCGCGGGCGATTTGCTCCAGTTCCTGAAGCAGGCCCAGCATCTGCCGGTTGATGCGCACCTTTTCGTCGAGCGACCAAAGCTGGTAATACGACTGCTTGAGCGCGAAGGCGGTTTGCAGCACGGCATCCTCGAACGCGAAATATTTCGTCCGGCTCTCCGCCGTGGCGAGGTTGGCCGCGGCCTTGAGTTTGCCCGGGCCGGGAAATTCCTGCATCAGCCCGGGCATCACGGTCATGACCACGTCGGCGATGTCGGATTCGAAGGTGAGCTTCGGATCCGGCAGCGACCGCTCGATGGTGATGCGCTGCACCGAAGCGGCCCAATCATGGTAGGCCGCCACCACCTTGGGCTGGTTGAGCATCGCGTAGGTCAGGAAATTCGTGAACGGCGCGTTGGTGCTCAACTCGGGCAGAACGACTGCGCCGCCGGGGCGCAAGCTTTCCCCGACCGATTGCAATTCCGCCCTGGCCAGGCGTTCACCGGCGGTCGGAATGCCCTTGCAGCCGGCGAGCAACGCCAACAGCGCGGGCACCACCCCGGCGAACACCAACCGCCGGCCTGACCTTGTTCTTTTTTCTGCGTTCATTTGCTTCTCCAACCGCTGCGGGTCATGAACCCGCAAACTTCACTGACGCCGCCTGCCACCATTCGAAATGAATTCGTAACTTGGCGCGTTGCCTCGCAACGCGGTGGCCACGGCGCACGAGAACCGGGCACACTACGGGCGTAGCCGGCGGGAAGCTCAGATCAGCAGCGCACAATTCAGCCGGAAGAGGGGCTGAAGCGTCGCCGGCCGGGGGGAGCCGGCCAAGGAGGATGAGGGCAAGTTCGCGGCAGCGGCGGGCGTCATCTGCCCGGCCGCGACGGGAACGAGGACGAATTGATGAGTGGAACTCGGGAGAGCCGTGGATTCGACCGGCGCCGCAGAGCCGCCGTCAGGCTGATCAACATGACATTGGCAGTCTTCGCCACAGCAACTGGCCTTGGGCGCGCAAGGCCTGCTGCTCACCGGAGTGGCAATCGCCGTCGATTGCGCCACGATGAGCAGCAGGCTGAAAAGAATGGCGGCCAGTCGTTTCACGACCATTCAGGGAGGACTTACTTCTTCACGTTGGCGGCTTCGATCTTCTTTAAGTAAGCCTCAGGATCCTTGTCGAATTTCTTCAGGCACTTTTTGCAGCACAG
This genomic interval carries:
- a CDS encoding TolC family protein, whose protein sequence is MNAEKRTRSGRRLVFAGVVPALLALLAGCKGIPTAGERLARAELQSVGESLRPGGAVVLPELSTNAPFTNFLTYAMLNQPKVVAAYHDWAASVQRITIERSLPDPKLTFESDIADVVMTVMPGLMQEFPGPGKLKAAANLATAESRTKYFAFEDAVLQTAFALKQSYYQLWSLDEKVRINRQMLGLLQELEQIARAQNEVGKVTLQDVYRAQIEREQLTTEIANLEDSRGPVLARFKGALGLTPAQPDPPLPAPFATTPLTLNGDELLATAFARNPRLAAMRADVQMAEAAIAMARKSKVPDFSLGLMADAKASPTMYRPQASMTLPIWRDKIAAEIAAAQANQRAAAARLNAEQIMVAVDFAMKAYDYREATRTLTLLEEQLIPKAAQSLEIARAGYLGGQIDFFNLLDAERALLNFQLAAVEARTRREIALADISLSIAGLPPEGAPLLPAADSSHSHVH